A part of Diprion similis isolate iyDipSimi1 chromosome 12, iyDipSimi1.1, whole genome shotgun sequence genomic DNA contains:
- the LOC124413175 gene encoding delta-like protein C isoform X2, which yields MILLIGFVSLLFGVQEVIPVADHSAAALLAPFFGITLLPVSLVSGARYVPKWKKQACEVPASQHPNSHYVCDEAGDVKCLSGWTGDLCDVPMCRKGCDPLQGYCRRPGECQCKFGFYGEDCDKCVTLPLCQHGRCNVSFECACDPGWSGPFCSEPICSSDCHPARGYCEKPGECRCRLGWQGHKCKECAVLPGCVHGTCQGPLECRCKPGWTGFLCQIPICAKGCSREHGGCRRPETCRCRVGWNGPNCTECVPYPGCVHGTCKRPWECRCQPGWTGDLCNEKLTYCDENPDSCKNNGTCISVTQEDGNFRCICPLGYMGRQCQIETTVPATELMPPMPVNTPTQFVMSPTSTEESVATHSSLTEETPVKPDVEESSQAFEEDKVEDDDSVEHKDEQTVEPLGPIFITDPPTTNEPAATAGKWPTEPPTTVLPSVDSDVENEA from the exons ATGATCCTCCTCATCGGATTTGTATCGTTGTTGTTTGGTGTTCAAGAAGTGATCCCAGTCGCCGATCACAGTGCCGCCGCACTCCTCGCACCCTTTTTTGGAATCACTTTGCTACCAGTATCACTCGTCTCAGGTGCCAG ATACGTCCCAAAGTGGAAGAAGCAGGCCTGCGAGGTCCCAGCATCCCAGCACCCCAATTCACACTACGTATGCGACGAAGCCGGAGACGTGAAATGTCTGTCAG GATGGACCGGAGACTTGTGCGACGTGCCAATGTGCAGGAAGGGGTGTGACCCACTCCAAGGATACTGCCGTCGTCCTGGTGAATGTCAATGCAAATTCGGCTTCTACGGAGAAGACTGTGACAAATGCGTCACTTTACCGTTGTGTCAGCACGGCAG GTGCAACGTGAGCTTCGAATGTGCCTGCGATCCTGGATGGTCAGGACCTTTCTGCTCCGAGCCGATATGCAGCTCAGACTGTCACCCAGCCAGAGGATACTGCGAAAAACCAGGCGAATGCAG GTGCAGACTCGGATGGCAAGGACACAAGTGTAAGGAGTGCGCCGTTCTGCCAGGCTGCGTTCACGGAACGTGTCAAGGGCCTCTTGAGTGCCGCTGCAAACCAGGGTGGACTGGTTTCTTATGCCAGATAC CAATCTGCGCGAAGGGATGCAGCCGGGAACATGGAGGATGTCGACGTCCTGAAACTTGCAGATGCCGGGTTGGCTGGAATGGGCCAAACTGCACGGAGTGTGTTCCTTATCCAGGGTGCGTTCACGGCACCTGCAAAAGGCCATGGGAGTGTCGGTGCCAACCTGGCTGGACTGGAGATCTCTGCAATGAGAAGTTGACCTACTGTGATGAGAACCCGGATTCCTGTAAGAATAATGGAACTTGCATCAGCGTCACTCAGGAAGACGGAAATTTCAG atgcATTTGTCCGTTGGGTTACATGGGTCGTCAGTGTCAGATCGAGACGACAGTACCAGCGACGGAATTGATGCCCCCAATGCCGGTCAACACGCCGACGCAATTCGTGATGTCGCCGACGTCAACGGAGgagagcgtcgcgacgcatTCCAGCCTCACTGAAGAGACGCCGGTGAAACCGGATGTCGAAGAGAGCAGCCAGGCATTTGAAGAAGACAAAGTTGAGGACGACGATTCCGTCGAGCATAAGGACGAGCAGACCGTCGAACCATTGGGTCCGATTTTCATCACCGATCCTCCGACCACGAATGAACCTGCGGCAACAGCGGGAAAGTGGCCAACCGAACCTCCGACGACGGTGCTGCCCTCGGTGGACAGCGACGTCGAAAACGAGGCCTAA
- the LOC124413175 gene encoding delta-like protein C isoform X1 — MILLIGFVSLLFGVQEVIPVADHSAAALLAPFFGITLLPVSLVSGASRYVPKWKKQACEVPASQHPNSHYVCDEAGDVKCLSGWTGDLCDVPMCRKGCDPLQGYCRRPGECQCKFGFYGEDCDKCVTLPLCQHGRCNVSFECACDPGWSGPFCSEPICSSDCHPARGYCEKPGECRCRLGWQGHKCKECAVLPGCVHGTCQGPLECRCKPGWTGFLCQIPICAKGCSREHGGCRRPETCRCRVGWNGPNCTECVPYPGCVHGTCKRPWECRCQPGWTGDLCNEKLTYCDENPDSCKNNGTCISVTQEDGNFRCICPLGYMGRQCQIETTVPATELMPPMPVNTPTQFVMSPTSTEESVATHSSLTEETPVKPDVEESSQAFEEDKVEDDDSVEHKDEQTVEPLGPIFITDPPTTNEPAATAGKWPTEPPTTVLPSVDSDVENEA, encoded by the exons ATGATCCTCCTCATCGGATTTGTATCGTTGTTGTTTGGTGTTCAAGAAGTGATCCCAGTCGCCGATCACAGTGCCGCCGCACTCCTCGCACCCTTTTTTGGAATCACTTTGCTACCAGTATCACTCGTCTCAGGTGCCAG CAGATACGTCCCAAAGTGGAAGAAGCAGGCCTGCGAGGTCCCAGCATCCCAGCACCCCAATTCACACTACGTATGCGACGAAGCCGGAGACGTGAAATGTCTGTCAG GATGGACCGGAGACTTGTGCGACGTGCCAATGTGCAGGAAGGGGTGTGACCCACTCCAAGGATACTGCCGTCGTCCTGGTGAATGTCAATGCAAATTCGGCTTCTACGGAGAAGACTGTGACAAATGCGTCACTTTACCGTTGTGTCAGCACGGCAG GTGCAACGTGAGCTTCGAATGTGCCTGCGATCCTGGATGGTCAGGACCTTTCTGCTCCGAGCCGATATGCAGCTCAGACTGTCACCCAGCCAGAGGATACTGCGAAAAACCAGGCGAATGCAG GTGCAGACTCGGATGGCAAGGACACAAGTGTAAGGAGTGCGCCGTTCTGCCAGGCTGCGTTCACGGAACGTGTCAAGGGCCTCTTGAGTGCCGCTGCAAACCAGGGTGGACTGGTTTCTTATGCCAGATAC CAATCTGCGCGAAGGGATGCAGCCGGGAACATGGAGGATGTCGACGTCCTGAAACTTGCAGATGCCGGGTTGGCTGGAATGGGCCAAACTGCACGGAGTGTGTTCCTTATCCAGGGTGCGTTCACGGCACCTGCAAAAGGCCATGGGAGTGTCGGTGCCAACCTGGCTGGACTGGAGATCTCTGCAATGAGAAGTTGACCTACTGTGATGAGAACCCGGATTCCTGTAAGAATAATGGAACTTGCATCAGCGTCACTCAGGAAGACGGAAATTTCAG atgcATTTGTCCGTTGGGTTACATGGGTCGTCAGTGTCAGATCGAGACGACAGTACCAGCGACGGAATTGATGCCCCCAATGCCGGTCAACACGCCGACGCAATTCGTGATGTCGCCGACGTCAACGGAGgagagcgtcgcgacgcatTCCAGCCTCACTGAAGAGACGCCGGTGAAACCGGATGTCGAAGAGAGCAGCCAGGCATTTGAAGAAGACAAAGTTGAGGACGACGATTCCGTCGAGCATAAGGACGAGCAGACCGTCGAACCATTGGGTCCGATTTTCATCACCGATCCTCCGACCACGAATGAACCTGCGGCAACAGCGGGAAAGTGGCCAACCGAACCTCCGACGACGGTGCTGCCCTCGGTGGACAGCGACGTCGAAAACGAGGCCTAA
- the LOC124413176 gene encoding actophorin-like, translating into MEFYSVVLLVVTIAAVNSAEVGKSVPESLEKLNKGELRYIISLLKDGVQTDVVDSGARDESFKDLAEKLSKHDDPRYGMIDYEYQENGSPVTKRVLLLWNPEAATPEAKKIYRDAYNEKQAAAAGADYFVEFNKKSELTDESLVAKLKATLPIPKA; encoded by the exons ATGGAGTTCTACTCGGTCGTTTTGCTGGTTGTAACCATCGCTGCGG tTAACAGTGCCGAGGTAGGGAAATCGGTGCCGGAGAGTCTCGAAAAGCTGAATAAAGGAGAACTACGATACATCATTTCCTTACTGAAAGACGGAGTTCAGACCGATGTGGTGGATAGCGGAGCACGAGATGAATCGTTCAAGGATTTGGCGGAGAAGCTAAGCAAACATGATGATCCTCGCTATGGAATGATCGACTACGAATACCAAGAGAACGGATCTCCAGTCACg aaacgAGTGCTGCTCCTCTGGAACCCGGAAGCCGCGACGccagaagcaaagaaaatttacCGCGACGCATACAACGAGAAACAGGCTGCAGCAGCCGGAGCTGACTACTTTGTAGAATTCAACAAGAAGAGTGAATTGACTGACGAGAGCCTAGTTGCCAAACTGAAGGCAACTCTACCCATTCCTAAAGCGTAA